In one window of Natrinema halophilum DNA:
- a CDS encoding enoyl-CoA hydratase/isomerase family protein — MPTEFETTAVEFDAETGIGHLTLDRPDSLNALSGQLQTDIIAGLEKLDAENDEADGVALRAVVIEGAGGNFCAGADINEFSDASAGDRSDRSHYEFIRSFPVPIIAKIRGYCLGGGFETAMSCDFRLAHEDARLGLPEVDLGLIPGAGGVQLISELANPAVAREIAMTGDHISADRAHELNLVKRFSDEEFDDAVAEFAEKIASKPPLAIQAIKRSASVATQTDLEEGFKYDRQQFKPLLATEDHEKGARAFVEDDYEPSFTGR; from the coding sequence ATGCCAACCGAATTCGAAACGACCGCCGTGGAATTTGATGCCGAAACAGGGATTGGTCACTTGACGCTCGACCGTCCCGACTCGCTGAACGCACTCAGCGGTCAGCTTCAGACTGATATTATCGCCGGGCTCGAAAAACTTGACGCGGAGAACGACGAGGCTGACGGGGTCGCACTCCGCGCAGTAGTTATCGAGGGCGCAGGAGGGAATTTCTGTGCTGGAGCGGACATCAACGAATTCAGTGATGCATCCGCAGGTGATCGGTCAGACCGCTCTCACTACGAGTTCATCCGGTCGTTCCCGGTCCCGATCATCGCAAAGATCCGCGGTTACTGTCTCGGTGGCGGGTTCGAGACGGCGATGTCCTGTGACTTCCGGTTGGCTCACGAAGATGCACGATTGGGGCTTCCGGAGGTCGACCTCGGACTGATCCCTGGCGCGGGCGGGGTGCAACTGATCAGCGAACTAGCCAATCCCGCAGTCGCGAGAGAAATCGCGATGACCGGCGACCATATCAGCGCTGACCGTGCACACGAGTTGAATCTCGTCAAACGATTTTCCGATGAGGAATTCGACGACGCCGTGGCCGAGTTCGCGGAAAAGATCGCATCGAAGCCACCGCTTGCGATTCAGGCGATCAAACGATCTGCTTCTGTCGCCACTCAAACCGACCTCGAGGAAGGTTTCAAATACGACCGTCAACAGTTCAAACCGCTGCTGGCGACCGAAGACCACGAAAAGGGTGCCCGTGCGTTCGTGGAGGACGACTACGAACCGTCGTTCACCGGACGATAA
- a CDS encoding alpha/beta fold hydrolase produces MVLVHTAGAEGRQWRYVGPKPAQAGYHVFVPDLPGHGTSYPSTGCHTHAFTSTPNSSGRSFRQLRWSNQSSLVVQSAGYHPRCRR; encoded by the coding sequence ATCGTCCTCGTCCACACTGCCGGCGCGGAGGGGCGCCAGTGGCGGTACGTCGGCCCGAAACCCGCACAAGCTGGCTACCACGTTTTCGTACCGGATCTTCCCGGACATGGCACGTCCTATCCGTCGACTGGGTGCCACACTCACGCCTTCACCAGCACGCCGAATTCCTCTGGCCGTTCCTTCAGACAGTTGCGGTGGAGCAACCAGTCGTCGCTGGTTGTTCAATCGGCGGGATACCATCCTCGATGTCGCCGTTAA
- a CDS encoding tyrosine-type recombinase/integrase gives MTDADTDTIRWSHKSLEELRTFWTARIEPELRRHGHDLDDRPTYRDLLDAGFGGLQDALREQHDLTLAEFLRSVGFVDESADGYRWHIGDESTVDELRSYIRTLDRRRDLAENTIATKQSRLATYARLYRDVHGRADLTGRIDDIEEKAHEIERVLAVFDELDRNLDSDESKLRYLGDVSQFYEHLVRRGKAAYNPAETIDMEYGWKRPEPDNVALSDEQVNRIYDAVESPSEKLLVLALCGWGLRRSEVASLHVSQFVLDGSDPHIYFEERKNGPGTVALIYGRQTVVDRIDALSARDGDWNGYLFPSDQSTSGHIIGDTVQARFQRIADRASVQVRGETPTSKMGRRFWYTTYLDSQNALLDNLEAIAADQGSSDVSVVLKNYLSEQQRRQHRREYMRKRLTKAFAQ, from the coding sequence ATGACCGATGCCGATACCGACACGATTCGCTGGTCACACAAATCACTCGAAGAGCTTCGAACGTTCTGGACGGCCCGCATCGAACCGGAACTTCGTCGTCACGGTCACGACCTCGACGATCGGCCGACCTATCGAGACCTTCTCGACGCTGGATTCGGCGGCCTGCAGGATGCGCTTCGAGAACAGCATGATCTGACGCTCGCAGAATTTCTTCGATCCGTTGGTTTCGTCGACGAGTCTGCGGACGGGTACAGGTGGCATATCGGGGACGAATCTACCGTCGACGAACTCCGGTCGTACATTCGAACCCTCGATCGGCGGCGGGACCTCGCCGAAAATACGATTGCGACTAAACAGTCCCGGCTCGCCACGTACGCGCGATTGTATCGAGACGTCCACGGCCGGGCCGACCTAACCGGTCGCATAGATGACATCGAAGAGAAAGCTCACGAAATCGAGCGTGTTCTCGCCGTTTTCGACGAACTCGATCGCAACCTCGATAGTGACGAGTCGAAACTCAGGTACTTGGGCGACGTGTCACAATTTTACGAGCATCTCGTTCGACGTGGAAAAGCAGCGTACAACCCCGCGGAAACGATCGATATGGAATACGGTTGGAAACGACCAGAGCCCGATAACGTCGCCCTTTCCGACGAGCAGGTCAATCGGATCTACGATGCCGTCGAATCACCGTCAGAAAAACTTCTCGTACTCGCTCTCTGCGGGTGGGGTCTCCGACGGAGCGAGGTCGCATCGCTCCACGTGTCCCAATTCGTACTCGACGGATCCGATCCGCACATCTATTTCGAAGAACGCAAGAACGGGCCGGGTACGGTCGCGTTGATCTACGGTCGCCAGACAGTGGTCGATCGAATCGATGCGCTTAGCGCTCGAGACGGGGACTGGAACGGGTATCTCTTTCCGTCCGATCAGTCCACGTCTGGTCATATTATCGGCGATACGGTTCAAGCTCGCTTTCAGCGCATCGCGGACCGTGCGAGCGTTCAGGTCCGAGGGGAGACGCCAACTTCGAAGATGGGGCGCAGATTCTGGTATACTACGTACCTCGATTCGCAAAACGCCCTCCTCGACAACCTCGAGGCGATTGCGGCTGACCAGGGGAGTTCGGACGTAAGCGTTGTCCTGAAAAATTACCTCTCGGAACAGCAGCGTCGCCAACACCGTCGAGAATATATGCGCAAGCGTCTCACGAAGGCGTTTGCTCAGTAA
- a CDS encoding ParA family protein yields the protein MLTYTTYSEAGGVGKTTIGAALLESHAAHGLDVLAIDMDQQNGSLTYFLDVDAPRDDSQADNIVRHLIDRPKGPLEDLVHETEYGLDLLPSHNMLENLEDLLNRAQQMAEDLGEGDEFDPYDRLRQVLLESGLPQKYDVIVVDPPATAGPHLYNAVSATRSLVIPVEPTGKGMQSVLGLEELVDGLEDRLEAEIGVLSAVPNGVGRTSDQERYLSEIRDRGYPAPVAIRDRSSLFEGCWDQQCTPRHYVDAHRDRQRDHEMETLEKIDQLATKIEEVGGL from the coding sequence ATGCTCACATATACGACCTACTCCGAAGCGGGTGGTGTCGGAAAAACCACCATAGGCGCAGCACTGCTCGAGTCCCACGCTGCACACGGACTCGATGTCCTCGCGATCGATATGGATCAACAAAACGGATCGCTCACCTACTTTCTCGACGTCGATGCCCCACGAGACGATAGCCAGGCCGACAACATCGTTCGACATCTGATCGATCGGCCGAAAGGGCCACTCGAGGACCTCGTTCACGAAACCGAATACGGACTCGATTTACTTCCAAGCCATAATATGCTGGAAAACCTCGAGGATCTTCTCAACCGGGCACAGCAGATGGCGGAGGATCTCGGCGAGGGAGACGAGTTCGACCCATACGATCGGCTCCGACAGGTACTCCTCGAATCTGGGCTTCCCCAGAAATACGACGTCATCGTCGTCGACCCGCCTGCGACTGCAGGCCCCCACCTGTACAATGCAGTCTCGGCGACACGGAGTCTGGTAATCCCCGTCGAGCCGACCGGCAAGGGCATGCAAAGCGTCCTCGGACTGGAAGAACTCGTCGATGGTCTCGAGGATCGGCTCGAAGCGGAAATCGGCGTCCTCTCTGCAGTCCCAAATGGTGTCGGTCGAACGTCCGATCAGGAACGGTATTTGTCGGAAATTCGCGATCGGGGCTATCCGGCACCCGTTGCGATCCGCGACCGGTCGTCGCTCTTCGAGGGATGCTGGGATCAGCAGTGTACCCCACGCCACTACGTCGATGCACACAGGGACCGACAGCGCGACCACGAAATGGAGACGCTCGAGAAAATCGATCAACTAGCAACGAAAATCGAGGAGGTGGGCGGTCTATGA
- a CDS encoding alpha/beta fold hydrolase, translating to MFNRRDTILDVAVNHADDIAFAISIRRACRTRGAPLRRQSHPHACPGWHDLLDYSVVDCTAGDHGEPLLEELKWQHRESQHAAANDLQAWADHDVSDQLAEATCPVLLVCGDDDSFFQDDVFEETVTGLPDCEAVTMKDTGHYPMVERLDRTAKLVCEFLVDIRVSE from the coding sequence TTGTTCAATCGGCGGGATACCATCCTCGATGTCGCCGTTAACCACGCCGACGACATCGCCTTTGCGATCTCCATCAGAAGGGCCTGTCGAACCCGTGGCGCCCCGCTCAGACGCCAGTCGCACCCGCACGCTTGCCCCGGTTGGCATGACCTTCTCGATTACTCGGTCGTCGACTGCACGGCAGGCGACCACGGCGAGCCCCTTCTCGAGGAATTGAAGTGGCAACATCGCGAATCCCAGCACGCAGCAGCGAACGACTTGCAAGCGTGGGCCGACCACGACGTTTCCGACCAGCTGGCCGAGGCGACCTGTCCCGTGCTCTTGGTCTGTGGAGACGACGACTCCTTCTTTCAGGACGACGTGTTCGAGGAGACCGTTACCGGATTGCCGGACTGTGAGGCGGTCACTATGAAAGACACTGGACACTACCCGATGGTGGAACGATTGGACCGCACAGCGAAACTCGTGTGTGAATTCCTCGTGGACATCCGTGTCAGCGAGTAG
- a CDS encoding PadR family transcriptional regulator, which produces MYDLTGFQRDLLYVIAGQDEPHGLAIKEELENYYEKEIHHGRLYPNLDTLVDKGLVEKGEKDRRTNIYSVTRRGTRELEARREWENQFVGLE; this is translated from the coding sequence ATGTACGATCTCACTGGATTCCAGCGCGACCTGTTGTACGTGATCGCCGGTCAAGACGAACCCCACGGGCTCGCCATCAAGGAAGAACTCGAAAACTACTACGAGAAGGAAATCCACCACGGGCGACTCTATCCGAATCTGGACACGCTCGTCGACAAGGGGCTCGTCGAGAAGGGGGAAAAAGATCGCCGAACCAACATCTATTCGGTTACTCGACGAGGTACCCGGGAACTCGAGGCCCGACGGGAGTGGGAAAATCAGTTCGTCGGTCTCGAATGA
- a CDS encoding Zn-ribbon domain-containing OB-fold protein produces MTWSPRPAPEANLETECYWRAASNGDFLVRECNDCGLVYHYPRSLCPDCFSDDVE; encoded by the coding sequence GTGACCTGGAGCCCGCGCCCCGCTCCAGAAGCGAACCTGGAAACTGAGTGTTACTGGCGGGCCGCATCTAACGGTGATTTCCTCGTTCGGGAATGCAACGACTGTGGACTCGTGTATCACTACCCGCGGTCGCTCTGCCCCGATTGCTTCAGCGACGACGTCGAGTGA
- a CDS encoding Zn-ribbon domain-containing OB-fold protein: MEADLPLILAYVELDEGTRLMTNIDVNSEEVAMGRRVAVQFVDTEDENVSIPIFVPREGGAKPGSTSPTNGRVDEMPGDTTDTDATIRYLAGKSIDFRSSDNRRSKQASCQSPSVTGV; the protein is encoded by the coding sequence CTGGAAGCTGACTTACCGCTTATCCTTGCGTACGTGGAACTCGACGAAGGGACGCGACTGATGACGAACATCGATGTCAACTCCGAGGAAGTCGCTATGGGAAGGCGCGTTGCGGTCCAGTTCGTCGATACCGAAGACGAGAACGTCTCGATTCCCATCTTCGTTCCGAGAGAGGGGGGAGCGAAACCGGGTTCGACCAGCCCTACAAACGGTCGAGTGGATGAGATGCCAGGAGACACGACTGATACCGACGCAACGATCCGGTATCTCGCCGGGAAATCTATCGACTTCCGATCGAGTGATAACCGAAGGTCGAAGCAGGCGAGTTGCCAGTCTCCCAGTGTTACAGGAGTTTGA
- a CDS encoding SDR family NAD(P)-dependent oxidoreductase produces MRTTTIAEKCDFAGDVAAVTGGAQGIGRSIVEAFAASDADVAIADIQQETAASTAEEIEAEYGVDAVAVECDVSSADDAKAMVETVVSNLGKIDYLVNNAGVAAGTPSFLESEPEDWDTAVDVCFYGTMNCTHAVLPHMIERGDGAIVNFASDSYKGNDPGLAVYGAAKAANVSFTGTVSKEVGDEGIRINCISPGTTRTPATEDWIDEYEEKILESYALDRLGRPEDIADGVTFLCSDAADWITGQTLSVNGGYVRS; encoded by the coding sequence ATGCGAACCACTACCATTGCGGAGAAATGTGATTTTGCCGGAGACGTTGCTGCCGTCACCGGTGGTGCACAGGGTATCGGACGATCGATAGTCGAAGCGTTCGCGGCAAGCGACGCAGATGTGGCCATCGCCGACATCCAGCAAGAGACGGCGGCGTCGACGGCCGAGGAGATCGAAGCCGAATACGGTGTCGATGCGGTGGCAGTCGAATGCGACGTTTCGTCGGCCGACGACGCAAAGGCGATGGTCGAGACGGTCGTCTCCAACCTCGGCAAGATCGATTACCTCGTCAACAACGCAGGCGTAGCGGCCGGAACGCCTAGCTTCCTGGAATCTGAGCCCGAGGACTGGGACACGGCCGTCGACGTTTGCTTCTATGGAACGATGAACTGCACGCATGCCGTGTTACCTCACATGATAGAGCGCGGTGACGGTGCAATCGTCAACTTCGCAAGCGACTCCTACAAGGGTAACGACCCCGGGCTGGCGGTCTACGGCGCTGCGAAGGCAGCGAACGTATCCTTTACAGGGACCGTCTCGAAGGAAGTCGGCGACGAAGGCATCCGTATCAACTGTATCTCTCCCGGTACGACGCGGACACCCGCGACTGAGGACTGGATCGACGAATACGAGGAGAAAATCCTCGAGAGCTACGCGCTGGATCGTCTCGGCCGGCCGGAAGACATCGCCGACGGCGTGACCTTCCTCTGTAGCGACGCTGCAGACTGGATCACGGGACAGACGCTGAGCGTCAATGGCGGGTACGTTCGATCGTAA
- a CDS encoding acyl-CoA carboxylase subunit beta yields the protein MAQDRDTDPRSLYEYVQSIRREIRDEGRPEAVKKQHQQGSMTARERIKYLCDDDSFKEIGLFAAPAPNTPETVNWDRADAPADGIVTGIGQIDGRSVGIVASDYTVKGGSRGETARQKENRILQIALRRGIPVVMLQDGSGQRIQEGLDARTFGKSGTVAGDNTITLLRKLSGWVPTVSAVMGDSFGGPTNYSTQSTFVPVIHGQARMGVAGPALVQEAFGDDVDVDDYASAQIHVTESGIADIGCDDDEHCLDVIRTFLSYLPTNSNEEPPRSDRYEPPTDAEKERLLDIMPEKKTKGYDIHEVINGIVDRESVFEIKPAFARNLVTAFARIEGRSVGIMANNPRFKAGTVDANAADKAAQHVATCDAFGLPLLTLTDTPGLMPGPNTERAGIANHAANMLFEVNRATVPKLNVVLRRGYGFGYNLMASGRSNNSELAAAWPTAEICAMGIEGAVDIAYRSEIEAANDPDAKRETLVETFQDRTDAVRAAEGMGIDTVIDPSETRDWIAHTLKATSGPTKEGWPPKKRSIRPL from the coding sequence ATGGCCCAAGACCGGGATACAGATCCGCGTTCACTCTACGAATACGTCCAGTCGATCCGACGCGAGATCCGTGACGAGGGTCGGCCAGAGGCCGTGAAGAAACAACACCAGCAGGGATCGATGACAGCGCGCGAGCGGATCAAGTACCTCTGCGACGACGACTCATTCAAAGAAATCGGACTATTCGCAGCTCCAGCTCCGAACACGCCGGAGACGGTAAACTGGGACAGAGCTGATGCGCCTGCCGATGGAATCGTCACCGGAATTGGCCAGATAGACGGTAGGTCCGTGGGAATCGTCGCGAGTGACTACACCGTCAAGGGCGGGTCACGGGGCGAGACAGCCCGCCAGAAGGAGAACCGCATCCTCCAGATCGCCCTGCGTCGGGGGATACCGGTCGTTATGCTTCAGGACGGTAGCGGACAGCGGATCCAGGAAGGACTGGACGCTCGAACCTTCGGTAAGAGCGGAACCGTCGCCGGCGACAACACGATTACCTTGTTGCGGAAGCTCTCTGGGTGGGTGCCGACTGTATCCGCAGTCATGGGCGACAGCTTTGGTGGCCCGACGAACTACTCGACGCAGAGCACGTTCGTCCCCGTCATTCACGGACAAGCGCGGATGGGCGTCGCTGGCCCTGCGCTCGTGCAGGAAGCCTTCGGCGACGATGTCGACGTCGACGATTACGCAAGCGCACAGATTCACGTCACCGAGAGCGGCATCGCAGATATCGGTTGTGACGACGACGAACACTGCCTCGACGTCATCCGGACGTTCCTCTCGTATCTCCCGACTAACTCGAACGAGGAGCCACCGCGTAGCGACAGGTACGAACCGCCGACCGATGCAGAAAAGGAACGACTTCTGGATATTATGCCCGAGAAAAAAACCAAGGGTTATGACATCCACGAGGTCATCAACGGGATCGTCGACCGCGAGTCAGTGTTTGAGATCAAACCTGCGTTCGCACGGAATCTCGTCACCGCATTCGCTCGCATCGAGGGGCGATCGGTGGGGATCATGGCCAACAACCCCCGGTTCAAGGCAGGAACCGTCGACGCCAACGCTGCGGACAAAGCCGCCCAGCATGTGGCGACATGTGACGCCTTCGGCCTCCCATTACTCACCCTTACCGATACGCCAGGTCTCATGCCAGGACCTAATACCGAACGCGCCGGGATTGCCAATCACGCTGCCAACATGCTCTTCGAGGTGAACAGAGCCACAGTGCCGAAACTGAACGTCGTGCTCCGTCGTGGCTACGGGTTCGGCTACAACCTTATGGCCAGCGGCCGATCTAACAACAGTGAACTCGCAGCTGCGTGGCCGACTGCAGAAATTTGTGCGATGGGTATCGAAGGAGCCGTCGATATCGCATACCGATCAGAGATCGAGGCGGCCAACGATCCGGACGCGAAACGGGAGACACTCGTAGAAACGTTCCAAGATCGGACTGATGCCGTCCGTGCGGCCGAAGGGATGGGAATCGACACTGTTATTGATCCTTCCGAAACCCGGGATTGGATCGCCCACACGCTCAAAGCGACATCCGGGCCGACCAAGGAGGGATGGCCACCGAAGAAGCGATCGATCCGGCCACTGTGA
- a CDS encoding TRAM domain-containing protein, with protein sequence MGRYQPGIHDSYIKCDTPRCGANNAPEESSEYDTDCWRCGEPLGGKPELGDTVAVDIVDEKSDGTLVCKTESGFVLFLEADISAIEATVRVTSVDETYGEAELIETG encoded by the coding sequence GTGGGACGCTACCAGCCGGGAATCCACGACTCGTATATCAAGTGCGATACGCCACGATGTGGTGCCAATAACGCTCCGGAAGAATCCTCAGAGTACGACACGGACTGTTGGCGGTGTGGAGAACCCCTCGGCGGAAAGCCCGAACTCGGGGACACCGTTGCTGTCGATATCGTCGACGAGAAGTCAGACGGCACGCTCGTCTGTAAAACAGAGAGCGGTTTCGTCCTCTTTCTCGAGGCAGACATTTCGGCGATTGAGGCAACAGTTCGCGTCACGTCTGTCGACGAGACGTACGGTGAGGCAGAACTGATCGAAACAGGTTGA
- a CDS encoding CaiB/BaiF CoA transferase family protein, protein MDLSSITVLDLSQLLPGPYGTQLLAEMGADVIKIEQPDGGDYSRYTEPTMDSGQGAVFTAVNRGKESVTLDLKCDEGREAFYRLAAEADVVFEQFRPGVVDRLGVGYEDVSEYNSEIVYCSLSGYGQTGPYRKRVGHDLNYAGFAGLIDMTRADEDERPRLPGYPIGDMAGGTFAALSIVGALLSRELGSTGGNYIDISMTDAVLSFSQAVGVLAMTGQNPRPGKTHLTGKYPCYDVYETADGRYLTLAALEPKFWATLCDELDKPHLLEKHQSGDEAVRTAVRDELAETFRTKDLAAWEDQLGDVDVMIGRVNTPQEALEDPHLRERDVIKTGGDGPQRIGFPASVQQGLDGGKGPVPDLGEHTDSVFRRFGFDDEEIASLRDAGVVGESAD, encoded by the coding sequence ATGGATCTCAGTTCCATCACGGTACTCGATCTGTCGCAGTTGTTACCGGGCCCCTACGGCACACAGTTGTTAGCAGAGATGGGCGCAGACGTCATCAAGATCGAACAACCGGACGGCGGTGACTACTCACGCTACACCGAACCGACGATGGATAGCGGCCAGGGGGCGGTTTTCACGGCTGTCAACCGAGGAAAAGAGAGCGTCACTCTCGATTTGAAATGCGACGAGGGACGGGAAGCGTTTTACCGACTCGCGGCGGAGGCGGACGTCGTCTTCGAGCAGTTCCGACCAGGAGTGGTGGATCGGTTAGGCGTAGGGTATGAGGACGTCTCGGAGTACAATTCGGAAATCGTCTACTGTTCGCTTTCGGGATACGGCCAGACGGGGCCGTACCGCAAGCGAGTGGGTCACGACCTCAATTATGCAGGGTTCGCCGGCCTGATAGATATGACGCGAGCCGATGAAGACGAACGGCCTCGGCTCCCAGGCTACCCCATCGGCGACATGGCCGGCGGGACCTTCGCCGCTCTCAGCATCGTCGGTGCCCTTCTCAGTCGGGAACTAGGGTCTACCGGAGGGAATTACATCGACATCTCGATGACGGACGCCGTCCTCTCGTTCTCCCAGGCTGTCGGGGTGCTGGCGATGACCGGCCAAAACCCCCGCCCAGGCAAGACGCATTTAACCGGGAAATATCCGTGCTACGACGTCTACGAGACAGCCGATGGCCGGTATCTGACTCTCGCGGCACTGGAACCGAAGTTCTGGGCCACGCTCTGTGACGAACTCGACAAGCCACATCTCCTCGAGAAACACCAATCAGGGGATGAAGCCGTTAGAACGGCCGTACGGGACGAATTAGCCGAAACGTTCCGAACCAAGGACCTGGCAGCGTGGGAGGACCAACTCGGAGACGTTGACGTAATGATCGGACGAGTGAACACGCCACAGGAGGCACTCGAGGACCCCCACCTCCGTGAGCGGGATGTCATCAAAACCGGTGGGGATGGCCCGCAGCGAATCGGCTTTCCCGCGTCGGTTCAACAGGGACTCGACGGGGGAAAAGGACCCGTGCCAGACCTCGGTGAACACACCGATAGCGTCTTCCGGCGGTTCGGGTTCGACGACGAAGAGATCGCCTCCCTTCGGGACGCCGGCGTGGTCGGCGAGTCGGCGGACTAG